TTACCAAAAAGCAGGCTACAACTGGATGAACTTTCTGAATGCGTATAATTTTGGAGGATGTCTGGCTGATGATATGGGACTTGGAAAAACCGTACAAACGCTGGCAATGCTTCAGAAGCTAAAAGAGCATAACCATCAGAATGGAAACGCCACAGCTAAGACTTCACTTTTAGTGATGCCTACCTCCCTCATTTATAATTGGGAAATGGAAGCGGCCAAATTTACACCTGATCTCAAAGTATTTATTTATACCGGTACTAATCGTGATAAAAATGTAGAGCAGTTTCAGGATTATGATCTGGTACTTACCTCTTATGGGATTGTACGGCTGGATGTTGACATACTCAAAGATTATTATTTTAATTATGTAATCTTAGATGAGTCGCAGGCTATTAAGAATCCTGACTCTAATATAGCACGGGCAGTTCAGGAGCTTAACTCAAAATTTAGGCTAATCCTGACGGGTACCCCTCTCGAAAACAGTACGCTAGACCTTTGGTCGCAGATGACGTTTATCAACCCAGGCTTGCTAGGTACACAAACCTTCTTTAAAAATGAGTTTGTTCAGCCTATTGAAAAGAAAGGAGACCTGAGCAAAACCGCTAAGCTCTATTCTATTATTAAGCCCTTTATACTACGGCGTCAAAAATGGCAGGTGGCTAAAGAGTTACCCGAAAAAATAGAAAATGTACAGTACTGCTCTATGACTGAGGAGCAGGAAGCCTGCTACGAAGAGGCCAAGTCGTTTTATAGAAATGAAATACTTAATCTGATAGAGACAAAAGGTATTAACAAGTCTCAGTTGCTCTTGCTACAGGGCTTAACCAAACTTAGGCAGATTGCAAATCATCCTAAAATGGTGGATGAAAACTATAGCGGCAGCTCAGGAAAGTTAGAAGATACGATGCACATGCTACTTAATGCTATTAGCGAAGGGCACAAAATACTGGTATTTAGCCAGTTTGTTAAGCACCTGAGCTTGCTCAGTCAGCAGCTGACAGAAAAGGACATACCTTTTGCCTATCTGGATGGTAGCACTAAAAACCGTAAGGAGCAGGTGGAGCGCTTTCAGAATGACGATTCTTTACGCTTGTTCCTTATCTCGCTACGTGCGGGTGGAGTAGGGCTCAACCTAACCAAAGCAGATTATGTTTTTATCTTAGATCCTTGGTGGAATCCTGCAATTGAGCAGCAGGCTATAGACCGGGCACACCGTATCGGTCAGGAAAATAATGTGTTTACTTACAAATTTATAAGCCGAAATACTGTAGAAGAAAAGATATTGAAGCTACAGCAAAACAAACTCAAACTAGCTACCGAACTAATCTCTACCGAAGAAAGCTTTGTTAAAAAGCTAACTAAAGAAGATATTAGTGCAATATTGAGTTAAGGTACATATTCAATAATAGTATTGTATTCCGAAAAATAGTAGCCTTTTTCACCTACAGAGAAGCTTAGCTCATGCCCGGCAGGATTAGCACTATTTAATGGCGTCCACTGATTAGAAGAGGGCTCATATTTCCAGAAATCAGAAATGCCGTTGCCTCCCATATAAGCTTTGCCATTGATGGTAAAAGTAATCATGTCTTGGTGTATTGCCCCGGGAAAATTAGCTTTCTCCAGCCAAATACCTGTTTCTGGATTATAGCTCCAAAGCTCACTTTGGGTAACAAATGCGCCATTACTATCTTTTGTAGTGTAAATATTGTGGATATAGGCCTTGTCATTAATTACAAAGACGCTAGGAAGAAAGATATTAGTGCTTTTTCCCTCATAATAATCTTTTTTAGTCCAGCTGCCCATCGGACTGCCATGTTCGTCTGTTCCTTCTGAGGTAGCTGTTGGGTCAAACTCCCAAACATGTAGATCAAAAGCCGTTAAACCACCTAGCACGTAAGCTTTCTTATTGAGCACAAAAGCAGCAGGGTTATTTCTGCCTATACTGGGTAGGTCCGCCTTACGAGTCCAGCGGTCTGTCTGGGCATCATACTCCCAAAAAGCGGCAGGCTCCTCTTCATTATTGGAGGAAAGCACATAGCCTTTGTTACCAATACTAAAACCTGTTGCACGGATACCGACATTTCCTGGAAAATCAGTTTTTTGCGACCAGGCATTAGTGTTCAGGTCGTACTCCCACCACTCATTATTAACCGTTGATTTACTGCTGCTATTTTCTAACCCCAGGCCTACATAAATTTTATTGTTAATAGCGAAGCCTACCGGCCACTGATCCAACTCGCCAGGGTAATTAGTAAGTGTATGCCAGCCGTCTCCAGAAAGGGTGTTGAACGAAACCTGGGTTCCATACACCACAGTGTTGTTAGCATGCACAAAGTATGGCCTTACATAATAAGTAGTATTAAGCTGTAAATCAGAAGAGTAATCAGCTATAGGAAAGGGCGACTGTGAAATAACAGATGCCGTTTTGTTTTCCCACGTTTGCTGAATAGAATCGTGCGGCACTGGATCCGGAGAAGTAGACCACGCAATGCCAAAGCCTTTGGTTAAAAGCTGATCGTCATCTTCAAAAGTGATACTACTCTCTACCCCTGCTGAGTAAAGTCCTACACTTGATACTTCAGGAACAGTCAGGCTGACGCTAGTATCAATCTGTGGAGACTCGGACGAGTCTTCTTCGCAGGAAAAACTAAGTGCAGCTACAAAAAATATAAACAAATACTTCTTCATCAAACATGGAATTATAAAACACTGCGAAGGTAGTGTCAGGGTTATTCTTTTCAGGCAAACTTTGCAAAGCAATCTAAGCTGTGTAATATTGGCTTACAAAATATGAGCCAGTTGTTAAAAGCATATTATACGCCAGATTTGATAGAAGCCGGTTGCGATGAAGCCGGTAGGGGTTGCCTGGCCGGGCCTGTGGTAGCAGCAGCAGTAATTTTACCTAAAAACTTTACCCACCCTCTCCTTACCGATTCTAAATTATTAAGTCTGAGCCAGCGTAACGTACTAAAAGAAGAAATTAAAGCGCAGGCTTTAGCGTACGCTATTGCAGAAGTAGATAACCAGACAATAGACAAGGTTAATATATTGAACGCTTCTTTTCTGGCAATGCATAAAGCTGTTGAACAGCTTAAAGTACAGCCCGAACTTTTGCTGATAGATGGTAACCGGTTTACACCTTACCCCTTTGTTCCGCATGAGTGTATTGTCAAAGGAGATAGTAAGTATTTTTCTATTGCGGCGGCCTCGGTACTGGCAAAAACGCACAGAGATGAGCTTATGCATGAGCTGGCCCTTACCCATCCGCATTATGGCTGGCAAACCAATGTGGGCTATCCTACTGTAGCTCACCGGGCTGCTATAGCCAAGCACGGAGCTACTCCCTGGCACCGAAAAAGTTTTAAATTGGTGTAACAAAGCCCTTTTCTCAAGAGTATTACTAGCCTGTAGTATGTACTGAATCCTGCATGCAAAGATTTATTTTTCTCGTAACTTTGCCCGCCAGTACATTAACCCAAACCTAGATAACATGAAAAAAACCGCACTATACGATAAGCACGTAGCGCTAGGGGCTAAGATGGTTCCCTTTGCGGGCTATGAGATGCCACTTCGTTATAGCTCCGATATAGAAGAACACATGACAGTAAGAGAAGGCGTAGGCGTATTTGATGTTTCTCATATGGGTGAATTCTACCTAAGAGGACCCAAAGCTTTTGAGTTGGTACAAAAAGTAACCAGTAATGATGCCAGCAAACTGTACGATGGTAAGGCCATGTATTGTTACCTGCCCAACGAAACAGGAGGTATTGTAGATGACCTTATTGTATATCGCCTGAGCGAAGAGGAGTATATGCTGGTAGTTAATGCTGCCAATATTGAGAAAGACTGGAACTGGATAACAAAGTACAATACCGAGGGGGTAGAAATGGAGAATGCCTCTGATCAGGTTTCTCTTTTTGCGGTTCAGGGGCCTAAAGCTATGGCAGTTATCAAGAATATAACAGACGTAGATGTTGAGG
This window of the Porifericola rhodea genome carries:
- a CDS encoding Kelch repeat-containing protein is translated as MKKYLFIFFVAALSFSCEEDSSESPQIDTSVSLTVPEVSSVGLYSAGVESSITFEDDDQLLTKGFGIAWSTSPDPVPHDSIQQTWENKTASVISQSPFPIADYSSDLQLNTTYYVRPYFVHANNTVVYGTQVSFNTLSGDGWHTLTNYPGELDQWPVGFAINNKIYVGLGLENSSSKSTVNNEWWEYDLNTNAWSQKTDFPGNVGIRATGFSIGNKGYVLSSNNEEEPAAFWEYDAQTDRWTRKADLPSIGRNNPAAFVLNKKAYVLGGLTAFDLHVWEFDPTATSEGTDEHGSPMGSWTKKDYYEGKSTNIFLPSVFVINDKAYIHNIYTTKDSNGAFVTQSELWSYNPETGIWLEKANFPGAIHQDMITFTINGKAYMGGNGISDFWKYEPSSNQWTPLNSANPAGHELSFSVGEKGYYFSEYNTIIEYVP
- a CDS encoding ribonuclease HII, whose translation is MLKAYYTPDLIEAGCDEAGRGCLAGPVVAAAVILPKNFTHPLLTDSKLLSLSQRNVLKEEIKAQALAYAIAEVDNQTIDKVNILNASFLAMHKAVEQLKVQPELLLIDGNRFTPYPFVPHECIVKGDSKYFSIAAASVLAKTHRDELMHELALTHPHYGWQTNVGYPTVAHRAAIAKHGATPWHRKSFKLV